A genomic window from Glycine max cultivar Williams 82 chromosome 17, Glycine_max_v4.0, whole genome shotgun sequence includes:
- the BES1-1 gene encoding protein BRI1-EMS-SUPPRESSOR 1 produces MADDGATSAATSRRKPSWRERENNRRRERRRRAIAAKIYSGLRAQGNFNLPKHCDNNEVLKALCAEAGWCVEEDGTTYRKGCKPPLANGAGSSMRNIPFSSSQNPSPLSSSFPSPIPSYQVSPSSSSLPSPFRLDGDKDNVSNLIPYIRNASLSLPPLRISNSAPVTPPLSSPTSRNSKPIPTWESIAKESMASFNYPFFAASAPASPTHRHLYTPLTIPECDESDTSIGESGQWVKFQAFAPSASVFPTSPTFNLVKPVIPHRMPDNSIQVMRTSSEEFGVQVKPWVGEKIHEVALDDLELTLGSGKVRS; encoded by the exons ATGGCCGACGACGGAGCAACCTCGGCGGCGACGAGCCGGAGAAAGCCGTcgtggagagaaagagagaacaacAGAAGAAGAGAAAGACGAAGAAGAGCAATAGCAGCGAAAATATACTCAGGACTTCGAGCTCAGGGGAACTTCAACTTGCCAAAGCACTGCGACAACAACGAAGTTCTGAAAGCTCTCTGCGCAGAAGCTGGTTGGTGCGTAGAAGAAGACGGAACCACTTATCGCAAG GGTTGCAAGCCGCCTCTAGCCAATGGTGCTGGGAGCTCCATGAGAAACattcccttttcttcttctcaaaaTCCAAGTCCTCTTTCTTCATCATTTCCCAGCCCAATTCCTTCATACCAAGTTAGCCCTTCCTCCTCCTCTTTGCCAAGCCCGTTTCGTTTAGATGGGGATAAGGACAATGTATCAAACCTCATTCCATACATTCGCAATGCGTCCTTGTCTCTTCCTCCTCTCAGGATATCAAACAGTGCCCCTGTGACACCACCTCTTTCATCAccaacatcaagaaattcaaaacCAATTCCTACATGGGAGTCTATTGCCAAAGAATCCATGGCCTCCTTCAATTACCCTTTCTTTGCAGCGTCTGCCCCTGCTAGCCCCACGCACCGTCACCTTTACACCCCTCTCACTATTCCAGAATGCGATGAGTCCGATACTTCCATTGGTGAGTCTGGCCAGTGGGTGAAATTCCAAGCATTTGCTCCTTCTGCATCTGTGTTCCCAACTTCTCCAACCTTCAATCTTGTTAAACCTGTGATTCCGCACAGGATGCCTGATAACTCAATCCAAGTGATGAGGACGAGTTCAGAAGAGTTTGGGGTACAGGTAAAGCCTTGGGTTGGGGAAAAAATTCATGAAGTGGCATTGGATGATTTAGAGCTCACACTTGGAAGTGGGAAGGTGCGGAGTTAG
- the LOC100786784 gene encoding peroxisomal membrane protein 11A produces MDSNSKPSAPPPNPNPNPNSSPSEKHQRDLLNHVEAYLAKRDGVDKLLKISRYTAKLILATSLLQSNNPTLSHRLKSFESSVGVSRKAFRLGKFVQDLNALKTTHPHSNLDLFLSVLAYGGEGLYYFVEQFVWLAKSGLIDAKHSRKFQKLSAWAEFVGYFGSVALKLGDLGAIAQEEACLKSSVEITRLREGGCVDEEAQLGKLRDKKTMKRLSVVQDLADAVMALDDVLDGNGPFSKPVLMASAGLLSALISTHKNWVSC; encoded by the coding sequence ATGGATTCCAATTCCAAACCTTCCGCACCACCCCcgaaccctaaccctaaccctaattcATCACCCTCGGAGAAACACCAGAGAGACCTACTGAACCACGTCGAAGCCTACCTCGCGAAGCGCGACGGCGTGGACAAGCTCCTCAAGATTTCGCGCTACACCGCGAAACTCATCCTCGCCACTTCGCTCCTCCAATCCAACAACCCTACCCTCTCCCACCGCCTAAAATCCTTCGAATCCAGCGTCGGCGTGAGCCGAAAGGCCTTCAGACTCGGTAAATTCGTTCAAGACCTAAACGCCCTCAAAACCACCCATCCCCATTCGAACCTCGATTTGTTCCTCTCCGTCCTCGCCTACGGAGGCGAAGGCTTGTACTACTTCGTGGAGCAGTTCGTCTGGCTCGCGAAATCGGGGCTGATTGATGCCAAGCACTCGCGAAAGTTCCAGAAATTGAGCGCGTGGGCGGAGTTCGTGGGTTACTTCGGGAGCGTGGCACTCAAACTCGGGGATTTGGGTGCGATAGCCCAGGAGGAAGCGTGTTTGAAGTCGAGCGTGGAGATCACGCGCCTGAGAGAGGGTGGGTGTGTTGATGAGGAGGCGCAGTTGGGGAAGTTGAGGGACAAGAAAACGATGAAGAGGCTTTCTGTTGTTCAGGATTTGGCCGATGCGGTTATGGCTTTGGATGATGTTTTGGATGGAAATGGACCGTTTTCGAAACCGGTTTTGATGGCTTCCGCGGGGCTATTGTCTGCGCTTATTAGCACTCACAAGAATTGGGTTTCTTGCTGA
- the LOC100787333 gene encoding probable protein phosphatase 2C 55 isoform X1, translated as MPSNYFSRLAASIQRSIAGKEGRIRDSAEVLIGQGKLWFGSSKFFHSVHSSYCVEVQLLVWPDVALASSSELGGKRRTLSVVDTLSRTFSVPSVSGPSFQVCGYHIGSTLAGPDQFSSGTRFQIKTMAAHLPRILVGESYLDNLTLKGSRRSLSTKNSSSICLSTSLRNRGKVSMRLKNHQQPDNTAIYGYLIYNAAKTWCNSHPYMQSGSGDFHTLSSSCYSVGPAHDVPFDTAAREEQLSSSADSSEQKTPLGKTLKLISGSCYLPHPDKEETGGEDAHFICSEEQAIGVADGVGGWADLGVNAGYYSRELMSKSVEAIQDEPKGSIDPARVLEKAHSSTKARGSSTACIIALTDQGLNAINLGDSGFMVVRDGCTIFRSPVQQHDFNFTYQLECGSNGDLPSSGQVFTIPVAPGDVIVAGTDGLFDNLYNNEITAVVVHAMRTGLSPQVTAQKIAALARQRALDKDRQTPFSTAAQDAGFRYYGGKLDDTTVVVSYISGSDDA; from the exons ATGCCATCTAATTACTTTTCAAGGCTCGCAGCTTCGATTCAGAGATCGATTGCGGGGAAAGAAGGCCGAATCCGGGACTCTGCCGAAGTTCTCATTGGGCAAGGGAAGTTGTGGTTTGGTAGTTCTAAGTTTTTTCATTCTGTGCATAGCTCATATTGTGTGGAAGTGCAGCTTCTAGTTTGGCCCGACGTAGCCTTAGCTTCGAGCTCTGAATTAGGTGGCAAAAGGAGAACATTGTCTGTAGTTGACACGCTGTCTCGGACATTTTCGGTTCCGTCGGTGTCAGGGCCTTCGTTTCAGGTCTGTGGATACCACATTGGTTCTACCCTTGCTGGACCTGATCAGTTTTCTAGTGGGACGAGATTTCAGATTAAGACAATGGCTGCCCACTTGCCCAGAATATTGGTTGGTGAATCCTATTTAGATAACCTTACTTTGAAGGGTAGTCGCCGTTCGCTGTCAACCAAGAATAGCAGCAGTATATGTTTGAGCACGAGTTTGAGGAATCGTGGAAAAGTGAGCATGAGATTGAAAAACCATCAGCAGCCAGATAACACTGCAATTTAtggatatttaatttataatgctGCCAAGACCTGGTGTAATTCTCATCCTTACATGCAGTCAGGGTCTGGAGATTTTCATACTTTGTCATCTTCGTGTTACTCTGTTGGGCCTGCTCATGATGTGCCTTTTGACACTGCTGCCCGCGAGGAACAGTTAAGCAGTTCTGCAGATTCATCTGAACA GAAAACTCCTTTAGGTAAGACCCTTAAGTTAATATCAGGATCATGCTACTTGCCTCATCCCGATAAAGAAGAAACTGGTGGAGAAGATGCTCATTTTATATGTTCTGAAGAACAAGCAATAGGGGTGGCAGATGGTGTTGGTGGCTGGGCAGATCTTGGTGTTAATGCTGGATATTACTCTCGTGAGCTCATGTCCAAATCAGTGGAAGCTATTCAGGATGAGCCCAAAGGTTCAATTGATCCAGCTAGGGTGCTGGAAAAAGCACACTCAAGTACAAAAGCTAGGGGTTCCTCTACAGCGTGCATCATTGCACTTACTGATCAG GGCCTTAATGCTATCAATTTGGGAGACAGTGGGTTTATGGTGGTCCGGGATGGGTGCACCATATTCCGGTCCCCAGTGCAGCAACATGATTTCAATTTCACTTATCAGCTGGAATGTGGTAGTAATGGTGATTTACCTAGTTCTGGTCAG GTTTTTACCATTCCCGTTGCACCCGGTGATGTCATAGTTGCTGGTACAGATGGGCTATTTGATAACTTGTACAATAATGAGATTACAGCAGTGGTGGTTCATGCCATGAGAACCGGATTAAGCCCTCAGGTGACAGCCCAGAAGATAGCTGCATTGGCACGTCAACGGGCACTGGATAAAGACAGGCAGACTCCTTTTTCAACCGCTGCTCAAGATGCTGGTTTTCGTTACTATGGTGGCAAACTTGATGATACAACAGTTGTAGTTTCATATATTTCCGGCTCTGATGATgcataa
- the LOC100787333 gene encoding probable protein phosphatase 2C 55 isoform X2 produces MPSNYFSRLAASIQRSIAGKEGRIRDSAEVLIGQGKLWFGSSKFFHSVHSSYCVEVQLLVWPDVALASSSELGGKRRTLSVVDTLSRTFSVPSVSGPSFQVCGYHIGSTLAGPDQFSSGTRFQIKTMAAHLPRILVGESYLDNLTLKGSRRSLSTKNSSSICLSTSLRNRGKVSMRLKNHQQPDNTAIYGYLIYNAAKTWCNSHPYMQSGSGDFHTLSSSCYSVGPAHDVPFDTAAREEQKTPLGKTLKLISGSCYLPHPDKEETGGEDAHFICSEEQAIGVADGVGGWADLGVNAGYYSRELMSKSVEAIQDEPKGSIDPARVLEKAHSSTKARGSSTACIIALTDQGLNAINLGDSGFMVVRDGCTIFRSPVQQHDFNFTYQLECGSNGDLPSSGQVFTIPVAPGDVIVAGTDGLFDNLYNNEITAVVVHAMRTGLSPQVTAQKIAALARQRALDKDRQTPFSTAAQDAGFRYYGGKLDDTTVVVSYISGSDDA; encoded by the exons ATGCCATCTAATTACTTTTCAAGGCTCGCAGCTTCGATTCAGAGATCGATTGCGGGGAAAGAAGGCCGAATCCGGGACTCTGCCGAAGTTCTCATTGGGCAAGGGAAGTTGTGGTTTGGTAGTTCTAAGTTTTTTCATTCTGTGCATAGCTCATATTGTGTGGAAGTGCAGCTTCTAGTTTGGCCCGACGTAGCCTTAGCTTCGAGCTCTGAATTAGGTGGCAAAAGGAGAACATTGTCTGTAGTTGACACGCTGTCTCGGACATTTTCGGTTCCGTCGGTGTCAGGGCCTTCGTTTCAGGTCTGTGGATACCACATTGGTTCTACCCTTGCTGGACCTGATCAGTTTTCTAGTGGGACGAGATTTCAGATTAAGACAATGGCTGCCCACTTGCCCAGAATATTGGTTGGTGAATCCTATTTAGATAACCTTACTTTGAAGGGTAGTCGCCGTTCGCTGTCAACCAAGAATAGCAGCAGTATATGTTTGAGCACGAGTTTGAGGAATCGTGGAAAAGTGAGCATGAGATTGAAAAACCATCAGCAGCCAGATAACACTGCAATTTAtggatatttaatttataatgctGCCAAGACCTGGTGTAATTCTCATCCTTACATGCAGTCAGGGTCTGGAGATTTTCATACTTTGTCATCTTCGTGTTACTCTGTTGGGCCTGCTCATGATGTGCCTTTTGACACTGCTGCCCGCGAGGAACA GAAAACTCCTTTAGGTAAGACCCTTAAGTTAATATCAGGATCATGCTACTTGCCTCATCCCGATAAAGAAGAAACTGGTGGAGAAGATGCTCATTTTATATGTTCTGAAGAACAAGCAATAGGGGTGGCAGATGGTGTTGGTGGCTGGGCAGATCTTGGTGTTAATGCTGGATATTACTCTCGTGAGCTCATGTCCAAATCAGTGGAAGCTATTCAGGATGAGCCCAAAGGTTCAATTGATCCAGCTAGGGTGCTGGAAAAAGCACACTCAAGTACAAAAGCTAGGGGTTCCTCTACAGCGTGCATCATTGCACTTACTGATCAG GGCCTTAATGCTATCAATTTGGGAGACAGTGGGTTTATGGTGGTCCGGGATGGGTGCACCATATTCCGGTCCCCAGTGCAGCAACATGATTTCAATTTCACTTATCAGCTGGAATGTGGTAGTAATGGTGATTTACCTAGTTCTGGTCAG GTTTTTACCATTCCCGTTGCACCCGGTGATGTCATAGTTGCTGGTACAGATGGGCTATTTGATAACTTGTACAATAATGAGATTACAGCAGTGGTGGTTCATGCCATGAGAACCGGATTAAGCCCTCAGGTGACAGCCCAGAAGATAGCTGCATTGGCACGTCAACGGGCACTGGATAAAGACAGGCAGACTCCTTTTTCAACCGCTGCTCAAGATGCTGGTTTTCGTTACTATGGTGGCAAACTTGATGATACAACAGTTGTAGTTTCATATATTTCCGGCTCTGATGATgcataa